One Ranitomeya imitator isolate aRanImi1 chromosome 1, aRanImi1.pri, whole genome shotgun sequence DNA window includes the following coding sequences:
- the NDNF gene encoding protein NDNF — MLLSHWYITLILLPICLNGQKLPTRDEELFQMQIKDKTMFHDSSVVPDGAEINGYLFRDNPKRYFFVVEEDNTPLSVIVTPCDAPLEWKLTLQELPEEASGEGSGEPEPLEQQKQQIMNEEGTELFSYKGNDVEYFVSTNSPSGLYQLELISTEKDTHFKVYATTTPESDQPYPELPYDPRVDVTSLGRTTVTLAWKPTPTSSILKQPIQYCIVINKEHNFKSICAVEAKINADDAFMMAPKPGLDFSPFDFAHFGFSSENDASKDRHFMSKTLSAKLVRQMTAKPKDDLQKVCIGNKNIFTVSDLKPDTQYYFDVFAVNSATNMSTAYVGTFARTKEEAKQKTMELKDGKVTDVFIKRKGAKFLRFAPVSSHQKVTFSVHSCLEAIQIQVRRDGKLLLSQSVEGVRQFQLRGKPKAKYMIRLKGSKKGASMLKILATSKFNKQPFPSLPEDTRIKGFDKLRTCSSVTIAWLGTQERNKYCVYKKEVDDDYNEEQKKREQNQCLGPDTRKKSEKVLCKYFYSQNLHKAVTTETIKGLEAGKSYVLDVYVMGHGGHSVKYQSKVVKTRKFC; from the exons ATGTTGCTGTCTCACTGGTATATTACGTTGATCCTGTTGCCGATTTGTTTGAATGGCCAAAAATTACCAACAAGAGATGAAGAACTGTTCCAGATGCAGATCAAAGATAAAACCATGTTCCATGATTCATCTGTAGTTCCTGATGGAGCGGAGATCAATGGTTATCTATTTAGAGATAACCCTAAAAG GTATTTTTTTGTGGTGGAAGAAGACAACACTCCTCTCTCGGTCATTGTCACACCATGTGACGCACCTCTAGAGTGGAAGCTTACTTTGCAGGAACTACCTGAGGAGGCTAGTGGAGAAGGATCAG GTGAACCTGAACCACTAGAGCAGCAAAAACAGCAGATTATGAATGAAGAAGGTACCGAGTTGTTCTCTTATAAAGGCAATGATGTGGAATACTTTGTGTCTACCAATTCACCATCTGGTTTGTATCAACTTGAATTAATTTCTACAGAAAAAGACACACATTTTAAAGTTTATGCCACTACAACACCAGAATCTGATCAGCCTTACCCAGAATTACCATATGATCCAAGAGTTGATGTGACATCACTTGGGAGGACCACAGTCACCCTGGCATGGAAACCAACACCTACATCATCCATACTAAAACAGCCTATCCAGTACTGCATTGTTATAAACAAAGAACACAACTTTAAAAGTATTTGTGCTGTTGAAGCTAAAATTAATGCTGATGATGCCTTTATGATGGCACCTAAACCTGGATTGGACTTTAGTCCTTTTGACTTTGCACATTTTGGGTTTTCGTCAGAAAATGATGCTAGCAAAGATCGGCATTTTATGTCAAAGACTTTATCTGCAAAGTTGGTCCGTCAGATGACAGCAAAACCTAAAGATGACCTTCAAAAGGTTTGCATTGGAAACAAAAATATATTTACAGTGTCTGATCTGAAACCTGACACCCAGTACTACTTTGATGTGTTTGCAGTTAACTCTGCCACAAATATGAGTACTGCTTACGTTGGAACTTTTGCTCGAACCAAAGAAGAAGCCAAACAAAAGACAATGGAGCTGAAAGATGGCAAAGTTACTGATGTATTCATCAAGAGAAAAGGTGCTAAGTTTTTAAGATTTGCTCCAGTTTCATCTCATCAAAAAGTCACCTTTTCAGTTCACTCTTGCTTGGAAGCTATCCAAATCCAGGTTAGAAGAGATGGAAAACTTCTTCTGTCACAGAGTGTGGAAGGTGTGCGTCAATTCCAACTAAGAGGAAAACCTAAAGCTAAATATATGATCAGACTTAAAGGCAGCAAGAAAGGTGCTTCCATGTTAAAGATATTGGCTACTTCAAAGTTCAACAAACAACCTTTTCCTTCTCTCCCTGAAGACACAAGAATCAAAGGATTTGATAAATTACGCACGTGCTCCTCAGTCACCATAGCGTGGCTGGGAACACAAGAAAGAAACAAGTATTGTGTATATAAAAAAGAGGTGGATGATGACTACAATGAAGAGCAAAAGAAACGAGAACAAAACCAGTGTTTGGGTCCTGATACCAGAAAGAAATCAGAGAAAGTCCTCTGCAAATATTTCTACAGTCAGAACCTGCATAAAGCAGTCACCACAGAGACAATAAAAGGCCTTGAGGCTGGGAAGTCTTACGTGTTGGATGTCTATGTCATGGGTCATGGAGGCCATTCAGTCAAATATCAAAGTAAAGTTGTAAAGACAAGAAAGTTCTGTTAA